Proteins from a single region of Engystomops pustulosus chromosome 5, aEngPut4.maternal, whole genome shotgun sequence:
- the FOXQ1 gene encoding forkhead box protein Q1, producing MSVEVFSRSSTYVDKVCSGSSDQEGSLPSPLSSRDDELGSDGDFGANSPAPVLCPRDAEMDTDSGSLEEEEEARAGSEREEEDADIPGGCRAQTAEAGKAKTYTRRPKPPYSYIALIAMAIRDSASGRLTLAEINDYLMKKFPFFRGQYTGWRNSVRHNLSLNDCFVKVLRDPSRPWGKDNYWMLNPNSEYTFADGVFRRRRKRLNRVTKCLKDQELHGLSDHQNHPLLPSPGTSQGPVSSSSRLLMPPSSPSSSISTSSSSKETSPGTKFSSSFAIDSILSKPFHKRESREEDSKSSGGKIMWSAGALLHSPPSVPSYPLLSYSPSSTLPHSPALFPLNPLSSTAASLHLQLYRYCMPEALLLLVDPRNEGQQLPVDPREEHHQSRRTSSQHPHLYLQPSTAKSFSEHMGSNEILCTMRSSGSYQPYRPETLLA from the coding sequence ATGAGTGTGGAGGTCTTCTCCCGATCATCCACCTACGTGGACAAGGTGTGCAGCGGCAGCAGCGACCAGGAGGgcagcctgccatcccccctcTCCAGCCGGGACGATGAGCTGGGCTCTGACGGAGACTTTGGAGCCAACAGCCCTGCGCCCGTCCTGTGCCCCAGAGACGCCGAGATGGACACGGACAGCggcagcctggaggaggaggaggaggcgagaGCCGGCTccgagagggaagaggaggatgCCGACATACCTGGAGGGTGCAGAGCCCAAACTGCCGAGGCGGGCAAAGCCAAGACCTACACCCGGCGCCCCAAGCCGCCCTACTCGTACATCGCCCTCATAGCCATGGCCATCAGAGACTCGGCCAGCGGCCGCCTCACCCTGGCGGAGATCAATGACTACCTGATGAAGAAGTTCCCGTTCTTTAGAGGCCAGTACACCGGCTGGAGGAACTCTGTCCGCCACAACCTCTCCCTCAATGACTGCTTTGTCAAAGTGCTCCGAGACCCATCACGCCCCTGGGGCAAGGACAACTACTGGATGCTCAACCCCAACAGTGAGTACACCTTTGCTGATGGGGTGTTCAGGcgcaggaggaagaggctgaatAGGGTCACCAAGTGCCTTAAAGACCAGGAGCTGCACGGGCTTTCTGATCACCAGAACCACCCTCTTCTGCCATCACCTGGTACCAGCCAGGGGCCAGTCTCTTCCTCCAGCagactactgatgccaccttcctctccatcctcctccatcagcaccagcagcTCCTCCAAGGAGACAAGTCCAGGAACCAAGTTCTCCAGCTCCTTTGCAATTGATAGCATCCTCAGCAAACCATTCCACAAAAGAGAGAGCCGAGAAGAAGACTCCAAGTCATCAGGTGGAAAGATCATGTGGTCTGCAGGTGCTTTATTGCACTCCCCTCCTTCAGTCCCTTCCTATCCTCTTCTTTCTTACTCCCCATCGTCTACACTGCCTCATTCACCTGCCCTCTTCCCTCTTAACCCCCTAAGTAGCACTGCAGCTTCTCTGCACTTACAACTTTATAGGTATTGCATGCCTGAAGCTCTGCTACTCTTGGTGGATCCCAGGAATGAAGGACAGCAGCTGCCTGTAGACCCCAGGGAGGAGCATCATCAGTCCAGGCGTACTTCCTCCCAGCACCCCCACCTATACCTTCAACCCAGCACTGCCAAGTCTTTCTCAGAACACATGGGAAGTAATGAAATCCTGTGCACCATGAGATCTTCTGGATCATACCAACCATACCGACCTGAGACATTGTTAGCATGA